A stretch of DNA from Brevibacillus ruminantium:
CGTTGCGTTCATTTCCTCCGTAGTGGCCATGGTTTCCTGCACATGCTTTAACAATACTTGGGCTGCCTTCGCCGTTTCCTTCGATTGATCGCTCACCTGGGCCGTAGAGGTTTGGATGGTTTGCGCATTATCGGCAAGAGAATGCGAGGCTGAAACCAGCTTCTGAGCGACCTCGTGCAATTGTTCCCGCATGGTGAGGATCGAACGGGCCATGAACCCTATTTCATCTTGTGTTTGTACCTTTTGCGAAGCGCCGTCCCGCAAATCAAATTGGGCCGTTCTTTCAACCAGGTGTTTCATACGGACGATCGGACCCGTGATCAAGCGGCTGATGGCAAACGAGATTGCGATCGCCGCCGCGACAGCCACGGATATTTTTATGACGGCACCCGTCAGCTTGTTGGAAAGCAGTTCATTGAGTTCGGTATTATCAAAGACGATTTCAATGACCCTGGATCGGCTAAGGTCGCTCGACTTTTCATCCAATCGATACGGGGAAAAGCGATGCACCAGCTCCTGTCCGTCCACCGTTTCTGTATACTCCCTGATCTCCTGGGTTTGGTACGCTTCGGTAAAAGCAGGCTTGAGATGTTCAGCAAGCGTCAATGCTTTGCCGTTTTCCCCCTGTTTTCCGAGCGCGTACCCATCGTGGGAATAGACCGTAATCTCTTTTACGATATCGTATTTCTTGAGGATCTCCTCAGAAACATCAAGGAAATTAAAAGCTTTAAACAGGCTGCTGTCCTGAAGATTGATGCCTACCTCAAGCAAGTATTGATGATCAGGGGTTGGGAGGTAAGCAAACTTTTTGATTGCTCCGGTAGTCACGGATACTTCCATGCCGTCGGCGGTAAATTCATTTCCATCTATTCGTTTTTTCAGAAGATTGGTGAACGCTCCTGCATTGCTAAAGTCTAGCCCAACGTCACTTTCTACATTCGAAAAGGCGACTTTCATGCTTCGATCAATCACAAAGATATCCATGTTATTCAAACTATTTTTTAACGCGCCAAAATCCCAATTGTTCAAATCAGGTTCATTCTGATACTTCTTCGTCAGCTCCTCCAGCGCCTTCCGCATCTGGCTTTCCATATCCTGTTCAAAGACACCGTACACCAAATCTACATTTTTTACCGAATGGATGATTTGATCATTGACCATCT
This window harbors:
- a CDS encoding methyl-accepting chemotaxis protein, with amino-acid sequence MLGKFVSLKTKLTAIISLFTMIVVFAISVIDYFQLKQNIITEKAMQYQMVNDQIIHSVKNVDLVYGVFEQDMESQMRKALEELTKKYQNEPDLNNWDFGALKNSLNNMDIFVIDRSMKVAFSNVESDVGLDFSNAGAFTNLLKKRIDGNEFTADGMEVSVTTGAIKKFAYLPTPDHQYLLEVGINLQDSSLFKAFNFLDVSEEILKKYDIVKEITVYSHDGYALGKQGENGKALTLAEHLKPAFTEAYQTQEIREYTETVDGQELVHRFSPYRLDEKSSDLSRSRVIEIVFDNTELNELLSNKLTGAVIKISVAVAAAIAISFAISRLITGPIVRMKHLVERTAQFDLRDGASQKVQTQDEIGFMARSILTMREQLHEVAQKLVSASHSLADNAQTIQTSTAQVSDQSKETAKAAQVLLKHVQETMATTEEMNATLNDIQAVIQSVSMQTAEAASASQEVSSRAENMKQTATAARETADQIYQEVKQQVETAIEQSTASMEQIHLLVDAILNISQQTNLLALNAAIEAARAGESGKGFSVVADEIRKLATQSSNLVGNIQGVIEIARESVDNLSSSSSKVLDFIDRKVQADYGSLIDISEQYDGDANYFGTLLSEFSAAFEELNASITNTVAAVEQITNSVSMNAEQIETISKQSGFIADNNDQVAAISQKNADSAHILREVVERFKL